One Dioscorea cayenensis subsp. rotundata cultivar TDr96_F1 chromosome 17, TDr96_F1_v2_PseudoChromosome.rev07_lg8_w22 25.fasta, whole genome shotgun sequence DNA window includes the following coding sequences:
- the LOC120280118 gene encoding condensin complex subunit 2 has translation MKSPNLHFSVETLGREHSRANPKSSSMAEQEDGDYAFNLSSPPMTKPPRVASMSTRLQSPTSHPFHLGSNDDQLERAQARAARAAAIRRKPTAPPPPSHSGDHVLFDKNQIMELYHNCIKLASENKINQKNTWELGLIDHLSEIIRVESEDESETNFQKASCTLEAGVKIYSMRVDSVHTEAYKVLGGINRAGGGDEKENIAESDHNEADRGEGPSKKELDKKLSPLSTLESSFDALNVKKFDVAFTVDPLYHQTSAQFDEGGAKGLLLSNLGVYGGCRVLFDSFEVPEISITSHRQAEQSELIDLSFAKDYIKQMMYHLPATNDISPSLREITNLLNEENSRLPTASSMSKETTMLEETLDNIHNDINENACEFEPWNFDQEDDHTSVIDDNSTNAEQYFPGHQEENMDYPTQKPDMDENLERVAEFLSLGLGYTLKSNAWAGPDHWKYHKAKGLKQVPVSVDASELTIKKSRKLQLPDIDFTECLEKDMRRCDFMPPKNPKTLLLSVNRVPSSVRLPEDCHYRPESLVSLFILPNQMCLGKRRRQSDGLRNEDNLFDAFEAWEDEHMANGQVDDGNGYSDVEDPSSLISKPRQVNKVDIQYDKFSKQVDVHALKDMLWTHMEHSVKAHEEGCDATISFRQVLHYFPNECSNVSPDEMSPHLFFICLLHLANEHCLSIHDSPGLDELDIHIPASALVK, from the exons ATGAAATCCCCAAATCTCCATTTCTCAGTGGAAACTCTCGGGCGAGAGCATTCTCGAGCAAATCCCAAATCCTCATCAATGGCCGAGCAAGAGGACGGGGACTACGCCTTCAACCTCTCATCACCGCCTATGACGAAACCTCCTCGCGTGGCTTCAATGTCTACCCGGCTGCAATCCCCCACTTCCCATCCCTTCCACCTTGGCTCCAACGATGACCAGCTTGAGCGCGCTCAGGCCCGGGCCGCCCGCGCCGCTGCCATCCGCCGCAAACCCACTGCACCGCCGCCTCCGTCCCACTCCGGGGACCACGTCTTGTTTGACAAAAACCAGATCATGGAACTCTACCACAACTGCATCAAGCTTGCTAGTGAAAAT AAAATTAACCAGAAGAATACATGGGAGCTTGGCCTGATAGATCATCTTAGTGAGATTATCCGCGTTGAATCTGAGGATGAGAGCGAGACTAATTTCCAGAAG GCTAGTTGCACGCTTGAAGCTGGGGTGAAGATCTATTCAATGAGGGTCGATTCGGTGCACACGGAGGCTTATAAGGTTCTTGGAGGAATCAATCGTGCTGGTGGTGGAGATGAAAAAG AAAATATAGCAGAGAGTGACCATAATGAGGCAGATCGAGGGGAAGGGCCGTCCAAGAAAGAGCTAGACAAGAAG TTGTCCCCTCTATCTACATTGGAATCTTCTTTTGACGCTCTTAATGTGAAAAAATTTGATG TCGCCTTCACTGTGGATCCTTTATATCATCAAACATCAGCACAATTTGATGAAGGAGGAGCCAAAGGTCTCCTATTGAGCAACCTTGGAGTTTATGGTGGCTGCCGTGTACTTTTTGATTCATTTGAAGTGCCAGAGATCAGTATCACATCTCACAGGCAAGCTGAGCAGTCTGAACTAATTGACCTTTCATTTGCTAAAG ATTATATTAAGCAGATGATGTATCACCTGCCTGCAACAAATGATATTTCACCATCTTTAAGGGAAATAACAAATCTATTAAATGAGGAAAACAGCAGGTTGCCAACTGCATCTTCCATGTCTAAGGAAACAACAATGCTAGAGGAAACCCTGGATAATATTCATAATGATATCAATGAGAATGCCTGTGAATTTGAGCCATGGAACTTTGATCAAGAGGATGATCACACAAGTGTAATTGATGACAACTCCACCAATGCAGAACAATACTTTCCTGGTCACCAAGAG GAGAATATGGATTATCCAACTCAGAAACCTGACATGGATGAAAATCTTGAAAGAGTAGCTGAATTTTTGTCATTGGGCCTAGGATACACTCTAAAATCAAATGCCTGGGCAGGTCCTGATCATTGGAAGTACCATAAGGCTAAAG GTTTGAAGCAGGTTCCGGTTTCTGTAGATGCATCAGAGTTGACAATCAAAAAAAGCAGAAAACTACAGCTTCCTGATATTGACTTCACAGAATGCTTGGAAAAAGATATGCGCAGATGTGATTTTATGCCACCAAAAAATCCCAAAACTTTGCTATTGTCAGTAAATCGAGTTCCGTCCAGTGTAAGACTTCCAGAAGATTGTCATTACAGACCTGAAAGTCTTGTCAGTTTGTTTATCCTTCCTAATCAAATG tgtcttggaaagagaagaagacaaTCTG ATGGATTAAGAAATGAAGACAATTTATTTGATGCTTTTGAAGCATGGGAAGATGAGCATATGGCAAATGGGCAGGTGGATGATGGAAATGGATATAGTGATGTAGAAGATCCTAGTTCCCTCATCAGCAAACCACGCCAG gtAAATAAAGTTGATATTCAATATGATAAGTTCTCCAAACAAGTTGATGTCCATGCGTTGAAAGATATGCTGTGGACTCATATGGAGCATTCTGTTAAGGCACATGAGGAG GGATGTGACGCTACAATATCTTTTAGACAGGTTCTACATTACTTCCCGAATGAATGCTCAAATGTTTCACCTGATGAAATGTCCCCACATCTGTTTTTCATCTGCCTACTCCATTTGGCTAATGAACATTGCTTAAGCATACACGATTCTCCTGGCTTGGATGAACTCGACATTCATATACCCGCTTCAGCTCTTGTGAAGTAA